TAAGAATATTATAGATATCTGTAAAAAGAGAATAAAGGAGTATGATAATGAATAAACAAAAACAAAAAAGCTTAGAAAAAAAAGGGTGGAAAATTGGTTCACCAGCAGAGTTTCTCGGTTTATCGGAAGAAGAATCTTCATACATAGAATTAAAATTAAAACTAAGCACCAATTTAAAAAAGTTGCGAACAGAGCAAAAGCTAACACAAGTTGATTTGGCAAAAATTCTTAAATCAAGCCAATCGCGAGTGGCCAAACTTGAAATAGGTGATCCTTCTGTTTCACTTGATCTCATTATTAGATCCTTATTAGCTCTTGGCACATCAAACAAAGAAATTGCTCGAGCTATCTCTTCTTAATATTTTGTGAAAAGGCTAACGGCGTTGCGTTTAGCCCGCCGCCCATAACAACAATGAAGCAATTATCAACGCAACTTTATTTATAAAATCAGTTTTGTATTGCTATCACACTTTTAAGAACAACTTACTTTGAAAAACCAAACCCTAAAAACTCTCCACAACCAATTCGAAGAAGCGGTCGGGCTGAGACGCTGGTTAGGCAACATATTTATTGTTATGATTTTTATAATACTTTTTCTTTCTTAAATCCACTCTCATTTTTATAAAAGGCTATTATTCTAATTTGTCTTTCCGTAAACATTTTACTATAATTTTGTTTCACACCATCAAATTTTTTTAAAATATCTTTATCATTCCAATATTTTTCCTCTAAATACAACTTTACAAAAATAACAGAATCAGTTTTACTGATTTTTACAACATCATAATCTCCTTTCTTAAGGTAGCCTATATCTTCAAGTAAAGATCCTATTACTTTTGCATCATTTATTGCCACTGAAACTGAATCATAATAGACACTACAACCACTTGACCATAATTTTACTTCTGCACCAGATAGATTTATTTTTTCTTTGGGATAATTATGAATTGGAAATCTTGTAAAACTCGTAACTAAGGATACTTCATAGACAGCTGCAATTAACAATACTAAAGTGACTAAAAGATAAAGCTTACCAATCACTTTAGTTCCATATATAAATGCCTCTCTCCTTTTTTGAAAACCATAGTACAGCGGTCTTATCATATACATACCATAAAGATATATAGCAAAAGCAGCTAGAATATATCCTTGACCCTCCAATAGTAATACGCCATATATTGTTACTGGCATATCAAAACCGAAAAGATGACCCCAAAGAAATGCTCTATAACAATTAAGCAGTAATCCAAGAAATGGTATTATTAGTGAAGGTAAAGTAATCTGAATAAAAGTAGCTAAGATAAGATTTACTGAAAATGTTACAGCAATTGCGATCGGTATATTATTTTCTAAATAATATTTAGTGACAAAAGGAAGTAACCCAGTCCCATTGATTAGATAGTTTTTTGTATTAAATATAATTTCTTTATGCAATTTTGGATTTGATGAAATAACAATCATTCCCACAATTACTAATCCATAAAATAGAATATTAATTACTAAGTATGCTTTCCAATTCTTTGCAATAATTTCAAAAGCATCTTTTAGTATTTTTTTCATGTAAAGTTATCTCGTTTTTATAGTTGCCTAACGGCCTTGCAACTAAAGCGCTGCCCAGAACAACAATGCAGAACTAAGAACCAACGCCAATAATTATTTATAAATTTACTTTGTTCACCAAACTCAAAGAGCAACTAATTATTATAACGAAACTCTAAAACTTTTAAAATGCCGCAACGTTTAAAGCAGTCGCTTTGAGTTGCGTGTTAGGTAACTTTTATGATATCCATAATAGAATTTTCTTTTTGAGAACCCATTTATTATTTACTTTATTTACAATAATGAATTCACTTTTTGCATTTCTTGGCCCACGATAGATAGTGTATGTAAATCCACCAATATTCATTCCCTCATCGAAAGCGATATTAGTAAAATGAATTTCACCAATAGTTGTATAATTACGATCAAGAACAAGCTGATTGTTTTTATAAAATAATTCATATCTACCAGTATTTATTATTCCGTGAAGGTTATTTAACCTCATTTTATTATGAGTATTTTTTTCAAAGAGTGCTATTTCAATCGGATCTAATTCTTTGCTAATACTTGAATGAGCAGATGAAAGCATTGCATCTAAATCTTTTCTAGAACTATTCATAGTATCAATAAATATCGCAAGTTTATGTTTGTCTCTAAAAGTATATAATTCATAATATTTTTCAATAGGTAAAGAATAATTGAAAGATGATGGTGGATCAAAATAATAATAGTAAGTAGTATCAACTATTTCTAGAAATAATGCTGAGATTATTTCGTGTGTGATTCGTTCAGCTTTATCAGCTTTATTTTGTGAACAAGCATACGATAAAACTAATAGAAGAAATAATATTATTACTCTTATAATTATCATCTGATTTCACTTTGTTGTTACCTAACGGCATTGCAACTAAAGCGCCGCCCATAACAGCGATGCTACATTTGCCAACGACTTTTATTTATATATCAGTTTTGTACTGCAAATCAACTTTGAACAACTAAACCTACTCTGAAAAGCCAAACCCAATAACTTTATCAAACGACTGCGTCAAAGACGCGGTCGCTTTGAGTTGCTGGTTAGGAGCATTTTTGTTTAAAAACAATTTTTCCTTAAACTCTTGTACATCTAATATAAACTTCGGCAATTCATTTTTCCTCTGTATATATGGTAAACTACCAAAATTAAGATTGTATGACTTACTCTTACTATCTATTCGTATTTCATAGTTTGTTATTTCAAGATTAATTAGATCAGAAATATTGAGAACAACCTCTTTGCTTAATGGAGATTTTTTAAAAATAATTTCTGAGCTGGTAAGTTTTACATACGCAGTTCGATCCTGCTTATTGTAATAAAATACAATCGAAAAAATGTAAACTAGACCAATAACTATTTGAAGCCATGCAAGAAATGGATAATTGATATTATTGAATAAGTTTATTATACCTTGGAGAAGGAATACAAACCCCATAAAAAAGAAGAATAACTTTTGTCCTTTGGGGATATTGCCAGATGATAGTATTAATATTTTATCCATGTTCATTTGCTACCTAACGGCGTTGCAACTAAAGCGCTGCCCAACACAACAATGCAACACTAAAAAGCCAACACCAATAATTATTTACAATTCTGTTTTGTTCACTACACTCAAAAAGCAATTAACACTTTTATCGAAACGTTTTAAATACTCAAATGTCGCAACATTTAAAGCAGTCGCTTTGAGTTGCGTGTTAGGTAGCTAATCATAATTTATTTTTAATAATTTTATTATAGTTAAAAGTATCCGTCTGAGTTACATGCCAATTATTTTGGATCTTATCAGTATTGTTTCTGATTATTTTTCTTTCAAGCTTATCAACAAATAGACACTTATTCAGTGTATCGAGCTTGGTTTCGAATTTGAACTCTTGATCACCCTCTTCATTATTTGCTAGGGTATTAGAATATATTTTGATTAGTGAAAAAGGTGGAATCCATTGATAAATGAATATAGTTGTAGATATTTCAGTATCACCAGTCTCATGTGATATTAATTCTTTCAGCAAATATGTGCCATTAACTAATTTTTCCATTAATTCAAATTCACATACTCCAATACTAGCAAAGAATAGCTTATCTAAAAAACCTTTGAACAATAACTTATCACCATTCTTTTCGAATACTGCAATGATATAAGGGATAGATTCCCAACCACCACCATAAAGAGAAACTAGAAGCATACTGTCACGTGGGACAGATGTTGATTTTGAATAGATAAATACACCATATGTAGTATCAGCCCCTAATACTGGAATTTTTCTAAGTTCTTTTTGACGATAACTTTCTTCATAGTTACTTTTTTGATTAGCAACAAAGGTGTATTTCTCAAATATCTTACTAACTATTTTCCTCACTGATTCATAGGGATGTTTATCATAATTGGTATGATCAAAATAGACTATGTCAGCTACAAGAAAGCGTAGACTGTCTTGTGGTATGTATAGAAGTGAATATTCCTTAGTTGAGAATTTATGATCAATATGATCAACTTTTACATTATAAATATTAGAGTCACCTCTATTCGAGAAATCATTTTCTTTATTATTTTTTTCATTTTTACTCGTACAACTTCCAATAACTAAAGTGGACAGTATGAGCATTATGATTTTTACTCTTCTCATATTTTAGAAGCTACCTAACGGCGTTGCGTTTAAGCGGACGCCATGAAGTGTCCGCTACAAATAATATGATTTATTGTTTATAAAATTCTCTAACACAAAAACCGAACATACTCACTCAACTATAACTACAAATACCATGACCGACTTCAGCGTTCCGCTTGAGACGCGTGTTAGGCGGGGCATATTATTTTTCCGATAGAAACATTTCTAACAAACGAATAATTAAATCACCCATATTATTACGATCAAATTCAAGATATTCATAATCACCTTGAACGCCTCCAATGCTACTAACTCCTTGCTCTTTGAGAAGGAACAATTTTTTATTTTTCGCAAAAGCATACGCTTTCTCATCAATAACCCAAGAACTTGTAGTCCATTCAGGCTTTCCTTCTAATTTATCTCTACGAGTAAATATTCCAACAAATATATTTGATGCCTCAATTCGCTCTTTCACTTTTTTTGATACAGAATCTGCTTTCGGTTTTTCACCCGTTGTAACTTTCAAACCAAACGCAGAGAAAAACTTAAATATGAATTCATTTACCGCTTTGTCTGATGTTATAAATGATTGGCCTATAAAAACAATTTGAGCATTGCGCAAAGGAGAATTGACAATTGGTTTTTCTTCTTCTCTACGATTATTCGCAGTAATTCTTTTAGATTTTAATGGGACAATTATCTGAGCACGAAATTCTTTTAAAATCGCATTAAGTGATTGATCATATTTACTACGAAGTGTATTTCGTTCAGAATAAGTCAACAATCTTTGAAAATGAACACTTCTTTCCGCTAACGCATCATTTCCAATGGAGTTAACAACCGAGGAATCTCCAGCAACCTCAACCAACCATCTTTCTGCAATAGAAGATGCTTGTTTTTTTAATTCGGCTGAGGATACTGGGCGCCCCTTAGATTTATAAACATCTCTAATTTTAGCTTTTAATAATTCAACCTCATCTCGCAGCCTTTCAACACGAAGAACTAATTGGTCATCAATCACAAATCACCTTTTATTTTTACTGCGTGACGAGCGTGAACTATTAAATCCAGTTTCAACTGACTCAAGCCCTTTTGAAGTTAAATATGATTCAGAACCATCTTCATATATATAACCTAATTTAATAGTATCACTAAAATCCCGGTCAAAGTTTTTGGGTTGATTTAATTTTGCTTTTGCAAAATATGGTCTTAAGTCATTTCGTGAGAATCTTGAAATGCCTTCATGCTTTTCACGATAATACGCAAAAACTGCCAACCTTTGCATATTCGTTGATGGTTTTTTTTGTTGAATCAATTCAAGAGGTGAGAGCGGGCGGTCTGACCCAACTGATTGCGATCGAATTGATATATTACCAGAAGTAGTAACTGGGGCGGTATTTATTGGAGAGTTCAACACATCCTTTTCCATACCAAATAAAGAAAGAACCGAAGATATTATTCTTTTCTTTTCTTGTTCATCAAATAGTTCTAAGGCTTCGTAAACTTTTCGACTTGCATCCACTATGGATTTATCGCTGTCTTTTTTTGCCATTTTATTCTCCTACTATGTTAAGAATGATTCTTGAATTATAATTTAGTATTTATGTTATAGCAACAAACACCGCCTAACGGCGTTGCGTTTAAGCGGACGCCACAAGGTTTCCGCAGCTAACACAACGATTTATTGTTTATGTTTTTTTATTTAC
The nucleotide sequence above comes from Ignavibacteriales bacterium. Encoded proteins:
- a CDS encoding helix-turn-helix domain-containing protein, which translates into the protein MNKQKQKSLEKKGWKIGSPAEFLGLSEEESSYIELKLKLSTNLKKLRTEQKLTQVDLAKILKSSQSRVAKLEIGDPSVSLDLIIRSLLALGTSNKEIARAISS